ATCATCATTTCAAAGATATTAACATTATTTTCAGTCCAGAAAGATTTTGGGTGctctaaagtttaaaaataaaaagcttatatCTAGAATAGGACCATCTGGTTGctgtatttataattatttcattggGTTTCTAAAAGAGTTTTTTCGTATTTTGCTTCTTAAGCTTTCTTTTCAagaaccataaaggaaaaaaaaatcacactcaaCTACTACTTAAGATGCTTAGGACCCCACTTAGAGATTAATCTTATAAACTGCATCAATCTACTACCTTGAATCAAATTGTGTCTTGCCAAAAGTCATCCTTTCACATAACAGAGTGAATTTCTATGAAATTTTAATAGGTTGTAAGATAATAAAACACATTAATCAGAGATAAGGTATAATTTTTCTCTGGAGACATTTCAAGGTACAGAAGGCAACAATTTATTTAGGGAAAATAGTCGTTTCTCTCCATTAACAAAAATCATATTAAGGCTCAATTTGTCACATGACTTTTACTAAGCCATAATCACTCAATCCACCAAAACCTACTAGTGGTCCTCTGGAGAGAGATACATCTAAAGGAAGACCAAAAGTTTGATTTGACAGCTAAATTCTTCATATTTAATTTGCtcaaaaaagtaattatttctaCCACTGAAAGTCGCTAGCTGCTTTTGGTGTTAAAGTTCACTGCTTactaaaggaaaacaaaggaagtaTCTTAAAAGACCATGATCTTACCATGAACTGGCTGGCAATCTAGCATATTGACCTGAAACTCACTAGAAGGCAATGAGTCAAAAAACTTAGTCAGGGCTTCCAGCCCTGTTACAACATTTCCATTCCATACTAAAGTGGCCTTGTCCAGATACAGCCTGTTTAGTgcctaaaaagaaagaaaaaagaaaaaaagggaaagtttTTTGTTTCTGGGTAAGCATTTTATAGAAATGGATTGAAAGGTTACAGGTAGTatctaaacatttttattgttcttCCTCCATCTCTCCTTCCCTTGCCCCCTCTCATGGGAAGACAGTGTCAACAAGGTATGTGCCTTATAACGTTGGCCTTAAATAGACATTATCCTGCTTTTAATAAACTAGGCAGCTagctaaatacttttttttcatatttcacttTAGCCACACTGAGAAAACTGTGTATCAAACTggaagatagttttttttttaaagttttgctctctgtattaaaataaattaaatgatcaCACGTTTCAAGCTCATGCAGCCCCGAACCAGTTTTAATCTCCCTCCCTTTTCTAATCCTGTGAATTAACAAACTTGTCAATCAGGCCCTACCTGTACACTTCAATCCTAGTGTTTATATACATGTGAGTTATTTAATGTTTGAACCATTTCATGTTGTATGTGTTAGGAAGCATTCGTTTCTCTTAACACTATGGAAATAGCCTATTTAGTTCAAAAGAATCAGGAGTACTTGCTAAAGCAGTGTCTTTGATAAGTCAAGTAAGTTAAAGCTCAAATAAGGCAGAATTCAAGAGTTAACTTTTTAGTCCCAGGAGTCAGTCACAGGAATTTAGTGTGTCACAGGACACATTTGCTTAGCTCTAAAATTTAACTTTGATTAAAGGGCCAACACACATCTGGACTCTAGAAATGAactatgtttcctttttttttgggggggggctacTTTGTCTTTGAAGGCACCAAGGCACAATAAATGTCCATTGTTACATCACTTGCCCctgtcccttgtcatcaaacgTCAGTATCAAGAACTTTTTAATCTTCTGCCTTAACAAAATAGTTTTTAGAGATACTAACTTCTGTGCCTACAGCGTAGACAAAGTTCTCTAAAACACAGTCTTATTCTGATAAGAGACCTAGGCAAGGCTCTCGAGCACATACTGAAATAGTTACTTAGAAGATATGGCTCAGGGATAAATCACAATGAAAAAAGCTGATGAAGTCAGAACTTGCTCTGCTGAAGACTAAAAGTATCCAAGCCATGCAGATTCTGTTTGTGAGTGCCAGCTACAGCTGTGAGCTTTAATTGAAAATTATCAATTAATATATGAATTTAAAGGGGCAAATCAGGGAACAGTCCCTGTAATGCAGACCCCCTTCACTAGCATTAATACTATTTGAACCATATTGTTATACAAtgaaaggaacaaaatgtaaCATATTTAAGTAAATATACATTGGGTCCCATGATAAGTGCAGTAGTTAAATTAATTCCCATTTACCAccctaaaaaaaaatgaggttaagAGAGGttagcaacttgcccaaggtcacagagcttggcAAACACAAAGCTGGGGTATGATTCCAGAGTCCACACTTCCATAATGCCATACCAACCCTTCCTTAAGCAATGTGCTTTTAAAGAACACAGCCATCACTTGTGCAAGTCAGATGAATGGctggatcagaaaaaaaaaaaagaaagaaagaactggtATTTAATAAAGAGTAGTAGTCTATAACACTCACCTGTCTTCTCTTGTCCATTGTCTCATAGTAAATATTGACAAATTCCTCAGCAGTTTTGCATGCCTGATCTACATAAGTTTTAAACTCCTACAAGAAAAATTTCATTAAAGTGTACATTACCACCCCTCCAATCCCTCACAAAcacaaaatcaccaacaaaagcTGATGATTTATTTCAATTACTTTGTAGCTCCATACACAGTCCACATTTTTCCAcataaatttgaacatttttaaCGTTAGGGCTCAAGTTtccaattttcattctttttaaggagGTAACTTTAGGACATATTCATCCTTGATTAgtcaatttcactttttttcttactttaaatataaatttataatcttTGCTTGGCAACTGGTACTTTAGGCTTCCAGTATTTTACAAAACATTTACCTTAATAAAAATTATGCGGtctgaaccttaaaaaaaaaaagagagatggggcggggggcgggcacGGATTGCCACTGAATAAATTAGGAAACAAGCGAGAAGTTATTCAAAAGTagttgaatgggaaaaaaatagagtAAGTTCAATGAACTTGTTTGAAAAGCTAGGTACTTAGGAAACGTCCTCACATTACGTAAAAATTCACCGGCGTTTGTACAGGATTTTAAAACCGAAGCAAATAAATGCTGTTGCGGTTTTCTCCTTCAGGAAGATTAAGTACTTTCTTCCCCAGCCATTTACTAGCCCAGCCTATTATTCGAATGAAGAACTAGTTTCGTTTCTGTCTCAGGCAACTGAAAGTTATTTAGATCGAGAAAAGATTAGATTACAAGCCATAAGCAACAGACCCCAACATTCCGGACTCTCGCTAGTTCCCATCTCAGGGTCCTTTCCAGGATCGGAAAAGCGACTTCACGGCCCTGGAGGTGGGGGGTCTGGGGACAGTGGGGGCTGCAGAGAGCGGGCCCCGCCCCCGGCGCCTGGCGGGCCGGACCCTGATTCGCCGCTTGACCACGTGACCAGCAGCCAGCCCGCCCCAGAACCCCTCCCCTCAGCCGCCCGCGCCCGGGTACCCTGCCGCGGCCGGGGCACTCACCATGGGCGTGGCCATTGGGTAATTGAAAGCAGCGTGTTCCCCCGGGACGGGTTCTCAGCGTCCTGTCCTGTACAGCTCTGTTGGCTGCGGGATGATCAAATACTTAGGAAGACAGAGAAACCCGCCAAACCCACAGAATTCTCTGCCCGCCCATTCTCTCCCGGAAGCAACTCGGTCCGCTGTTAAAAGCACCCCGATGTACCAACCTTAAGTTCAATTCTCTTCAGTTCCGACCCTACCCTCCCGTCCGCTTTAGGTATTCACTCGTTTGATACTTATTAACTTagcttggaagaaaaaaacactCTGCTTTTGTAGCTGGACAATTTTAACAAAGTATCTATTTCTCCAACGTGCCCAATGACAGCAAAAAAAGACCTATTTAAGGCGTCCAATGGGGAGACTTCTTTGCTCCAGGAGGTGGGGCCAGGGCTAGGTGAACAACAGCGAGGAACGCTAGGAGACCTGCCTGACCTGTAGTTAACAGGAAAAAAGGGTGGAGCTTGAGGAAAAGCGTGCAACCTTACTGCGCATGCCTGGTAGACAAAGGGCTTAGAGTTCTGGAACCTTCTGGAAAAATCAATCTTCACCGAATTAAACCCCAGCATCTCAGTCGTAGTCCTAAAATCATTCGCAATTTTGATTTGGCACTATTCTGTGGAAAAGGTTCGTTTAGTTCTATTCTGAAAGGTCTTGCAGACCTCAAATGAAGATTAGTCTCTAGGGCTATTCACCACCTTCCTCAACGCAccctctaaaaatatttaaaattttaccgAGTGGTGACCGCAAGCAAGGTACTTTTCTAAGCATTTGAACCCCATATTCACTTCTTACAATAATGCTATGAGGTAATCATCTCTGTTATATAGTTAAGACACAGAATGATTAAGTAACCTGCTTAGGGTCACAAACTGGGATTCAAGCTCAAGCAATTTAACTACCACTACAACCGGACTCGACTCCCCAGCGTCCTTCAAAACGGCTCATCTCAAAGTCCCCAACAAATCTGATATCTCGATAGTCCTACTACCTGTGGCTGGTGTGTGGCTGCTCACAATTAGGACTATCACCACTTTGTTAGTGTTCTCTTCTGGCTTCTTGAGACAAGTCACTCCTCGATCGTTTCATACCTGAATCTGAATTTTCTGCAGCGGCCTCTCCTCCCGTTTCCTCTGGCTCTAGGCAGCAGCTTCCCAGCATGCCCTGCGCCCTGCTCTGAGCCCCGTTTACTGCGTCACTTCCGGTGGTGTCTTCCGCTTGAAACCTGACTCCTCTGAGGTGGTCTCACTCGCTACTTGTTTGCTACTGAGTCTCAATGCATCGCCGGCACCGCCCTCCACATCTTCTCTGGCCTCCAATTCTAAGTGTTGAATTACCCTAAGCATGTACACCGGAATGCACTACAGGCTTCTCAAACTCGGGGAGTCCAAAATTTAAACGCATTATTTCCTCTGCACTTCCAATCTTCTGTAATCTTTCAGTCATCTATGCTAGAATTCTTGGAATATTTTTtggtgtcccccaccccccatcatcataattcattccttcattcaacaaaatatttattgaacgcaTACTATGGGCCAGGCATTGTGCAAGGTTCTGGATATACAGTGGTGAGCAAAATAGACATGATCTATACCCTCATGAATCTCACGAGGTAATTGGGTGTCatagacaataaacaaaacaatgaatTACAGAGGAGTtccaagtaacttgcccaattctgcccattctttttttttttttttttttttgcggtatgcgggcctctcactgctgtggcctctcccattgcggagcacaggctctggacgcgcaggctcagcagccatggctcacgggcccagccgctccgtggcatgtgggatcctcccggaccagggcacgaacccgtgtcccctgcatcggcaggcggactctcaaccactgcgccaccagggaagccctctgcccattctttaaagaaattctctctctctcactcccctctttctctctctcctctataCACAAACTTTGACTTTGATTGCTCTATTCTCATTTTTCCAAAATTCTCCTAATCTTCTAAAGACCTATCTTGGTCTGGTCTCAGTTTACCCTTACAGACTTCTCTCCCATTATTCACCAACACTGGCAAAGCTAACTGCTGTTAAACTACTGTTTACCAAAAGTGACTCATGTTTATTGCTTTATAGGTAATTGCCTTTCTTGATTGAGAGCTTAGAATGTGTCTGGATTTATTATGatttcattcaatcctcacaaccccTGGAGAGGGAAATATTAtctacatttttaagaatttaaactgaagttcacagaggttaagtaagttgcccaagaTGACGCAGCTAGTGGAGCTGGGATTTTAACTCACAACTGTCTGACCCCAGAATCTTTGTTCTTAGACACTTTGCTATTCATGCATTTGCTTATACTATGTTTATTTTGGAATGTTTATTCCTTCCATTTACAACTGGCTTTCAGGGACCAGGGCAGGTACagcctcctccatgaagccttccctcATTTCATGTCCGCAGAATCCCAGAAGATGTGACCTGTTCTTTGGCTGTGAGGAGTGGCTATTGGTGTGGGGCAATAGTGCTGGGGGCTAGAGGAGCATTGGGAACACTGCAAAGGGACAACTGAGCTAGAGGTAAAGGGAAGGCTTAGAGTTTTGCACTGAATGTTTGCCCAGAATTTTGTGCACTTTTTTTGATGTGCTACAAGGATGGGAGGTTGGGTAAACTGATAacatgaaaccaagcaggaccctgaggGGCTTTCCTGGGGACAGAACATCCTATGtctcctgcctcttgtttgtagaacaGCTTTAGcatcctaggccttccctgagttattttttaaaatatttatttatttggctgcatcgggtcttagttgcgacacgtgggcttctctctagttgtggcatgtgggttttctcacTCTagtcgtggtgtgcgggctccagggcacgtgggctctgtagttgtggcacatggactccagagcgcatgggctctgtagtttgcggcaggcaggctctctcaCTGAGGTGTGTGAGC
Above is a window of Mesoplodon densirostris isolate mMesDen1 chromosome X, mMesDen1 primary haplotype, whole genome shotgun sequence DNA encoding:
- the NXT2 gene encoding NTF2-related export protein 2; translated protein: MATPMEFKTYVDQACKTAEEFVNIYYETMDKRRQALNRLYLDKATLVWNGNVVTGLEALTKFFDSLPSSEFQVNMLDCQPVHEQATQAQATVLVVTSGTVKFDGNRQHYFNQNFLLTAQSTPNNTVWKIVSDCFRFQDWASC